GCGAGAACCCGATGCACTGCCCGCACGGCCGCCCGACGATCGTGCGGCTCGAAGCCGCGCAGATCGCGCGCCTCTTCAAACGGGTGTGACGCCGGGCGTTCTGATCCTCACCGGGCAGACGGCGTCCGGGAAGAGCGCGCTCGCGTTGGAGCTCGCGGAGCGGTGTGATGCCGAGATCGTCGGCGCCGACTCGCGGCAGATCTATCGCGGAATGCCGATCGGAACGGCCGCTCCGAGCGACGAAAACCGTGCGCGCGTTCCGCATTATCTGGTCGGTTTTCTGGACCCGAGCGAACGGTATTCGGCGGCACGCTTCGTCGCCGACGCGCTGGCGGCTATCGATGATATCCATGCGCGCGGAAAGCGTGCGATCGTCGTGGGCGGCACCGGGTTCTACGTGCGCGCGCTCACCGGCGACGTCGCGCTTTCGCCCGCGTACGATGCGGGGCTGCGCGAGCGGCTCGCGCACGAGGCGCGCACCCATCCGTTCGACGTGCTCGCGGAGTGGCTGCGCGCGCTCGCGCCGCAGCGCGCCGCGGCGATCGAGCCGAACGATCCGTACCGCGTCGCGCGCGCGCTCGAGATCGCCTTGGCCGAGCGCGCCGGCACACGGCGTGACGACGCCGGCGCGCCCGACAATCTGCGCGCGCGCGGAATGGCTTTTCGCAAGCTGTATCTCGAGATTGCGCCCGAGGAGCTGGACCGCCGGATCGCAGCGCGCGTCGATGCGATGCTCGCGAACGGGCTGCTCGAGGAGGCCGAGCGCGTCGGCGGCGCGGCGGTCGCGGCGGACGCGGTCGGGTACCGCGAGGCGCTGGCATATCTCGCCGGCTGGTCGACGTACGACGAGTTGCGCGCGCACCTCATTCGAAACACCCGGCGCTATGCGAAGCGCCAGGCGACGTGGTTCAGAACCGAGCCGGGGCTCGTTCGCGTTCCCGCCGCCGATGCGCGTGCCGCCCTCGCCGCCGAAGCGGGAGCACTGCCTGGCTGGACGTAATGACAGGAAGCAGATGACCCGCCCGCAGCCGCTCCAAGACGCGTACCTCTCCGAAGTGAAGCGCCAAGCCGTCCCGGTGACGATCTTTCTGGTCAACGGCTTTCAGATGCGCGGGGTCGTGAAGGGGTTCGATCCGTTCACGATCGTGATCGAGTCCGAGCGCAAGGCGCACCTGATCTACAAGCACGCCGTCTCGACGATCTCGCCGAACGGCCCGGTCGCCGCGCCGCTGATCCCCGAGGAGAGCGAGGCCGTCGCGCCGTGACGACCGGCGTCCCGGTCGTGAAGACGAACGGGACCGGCAACGAGTTCGTGCTGGTCGACGAGCGCACGGCGCCGGTCGGTGATCCGGTCGCCTTCGCCCGCCGCGTCTGCGACCCGGTGCGCGGGCTCGGCGCCGACGGCGTGCTATTCGTCTCGCCCTCGGAGCGCTTCGATGCACGCATGCGTATCGTGAACGCCGACGGCAGCGAAGCCGAGATGTGCGGCAACGGCATGCGCTGCGTCGCGCGCTACCTCGACGAGCACGACGGCCTGGGTGAAGCGGTCGTCGAGACGATCGCCGGCCCGATCGCGACGTATATCCTTTCGCGCGCGCCGTACCACGTCGCGGTCGAGATGGCCGCGCCGCGGATCGGCGCGCCGCACGAGGTCGCGGGTTTTCGCGCGGTGCCGGTCGACGTGGGCAATCCGCACGTCGTGATCCGCGCCGACGACCTCGACGCGATCGACCTCGCGACGGTGGGCCCGCGGATCGAGCATGACGCCCTGTACGCGCAGGGCACGAACGTGCACTTCGTCGCGCACGAGCACGGCGGCTGGCGCGTGCGCCACTGGGAGCGCGGCGCCGGCGCGACGCAAGCCTGCGGCACCGGCGCGGTCGCGGTCGCGGCGGTCCTGATTGCGGCCGGTGAGGCGATCTCGCCGGTCGCGCTGCACGTTCCCGGCGGCGTGCTCGAGGTGACCTGGGCGCCGGGCGAGCGCGCGACGCTTGCGGGCGACGCCGTGCGGGAGTACGAGCGAGTCGTCGCATGAGCGACGGCGTGCGCTTCACGCCTACCGGCCTGGCGTACACCGACGCGCGCGGCCGCATCTACTTCGACGAGACGCGCGCACCGCTCGCCGACGGCGGGATCGAGCGGCCGCCGCGCGCCGAGGAACTGATTCCGGCACCACCGGGGACGGTGACGGCGATGCTGCCCGGACGGATGCCGCTGCTCGCCGGCGGCGGCGTCGCGCCGCGCCGCACCGCGCTCTCCGCGCTGCTGCCGGCAGGCTACACGAGGCTCTTGCTGCCCGCGTACCGCAGCCGTCCGGAAGCGCCGCCGCTGCCGCTGTTCGGTTACACCTTCGCGTGCGTCGTCGACGACGAGCTGCACGTCGCCGCGATGCGAACGGACGAGAGCGAGGACTGGACCCCGCGCTATTTCGGCGCCGGCGAGCTCGAAGCGCTGCTGCGCGCGCGCCAAACCGAGGATCCGCGCAACCGCACGCTCGCGCAGCTCGCGATCTGCTCGCGGGACTACGGCTGCTTCACCGCGCAGAACGTCTTCCTGGAACGCGGCGAAGCGGCGCTGCCCGTCTCGCCGAAGTGCAATGCCGCATGCGTCGGCTGCATCTCCGAGCTGCCGGCGGACGCGGGAATGCCGTCGCCGCAGACGCGTGTCGCGTTCGAGGCGGATGCGGACGATCTCGCGCGGATTGCGATCCGGCACCTCGAGCGCGTCCCGGACGGGATCGTCTCGTTCGGCCAAGGCTGCGAGGGTGAGCCGCTGCTTCGCGTGACCACGATCGAGCGCGCGATCGCGAAGATTCGCGCGGCGCAGTCGAACGGCACGATCAACCTGAACACGAACGGCTCGCTCCCGAAGTCGTTGCGCCGGCTGATCGACGCGGGCTTGCAGGCGGTGCGGATCAGCCTGAACTCGTTCCGCAGGGACGTGTACGCCGCGTACTACCGGCCGGTCGGGTACGAGCTCGACGACGTGCTGGAGTCGATCGCCACGGCGGTCGCCGGCGGCGTGCGCGTCTCGCTGAACTATCTGACGCATCCCGGCGTCACCGACGAGCGCGCCGAGGTGGAGACGCTCGAGCACTTCTTGCGCGCGCACCGCGTCGCGATGGTGCAGACGCGCACGCTGAACATCGACCCCGAACGCTACTTCGCGCAGGTCGGGCGGCCGCGCGAGCCGCTCGGGATGCGCGAAGCATTGCACCGCATCGAACGGCTCGGCATCCCGCTCGGCAACTTCACGCACACGCATTAAGGCTGGACCTGCGGCGGCTGCGGCGCAGGCCGGTGCAGCGGCTGGCGAGGCGTGTGGCCGTGCTGTCCGTGCATTCCGTGCGCGATCGCGTCGCCGCCGAGCGCAATCTCGTGCCCGTGCGTCGTCACGTCGACCCCGCCGCCGGTGCCGCGGAGCGTCGTCGCGATCGTGCCGCCGCGGCCGTCGGCGGCGTTGACGTTCAGCGAGCCGTCTTGGTTCACCGTGACCTGCTCGCCGCCGGAGAGCGTCGCGGACTCGCCCTTGCCGAGCTGAAGCTGCCGGCCGCCGTCGAAGATCGCGTACGAGCCGTCGCGGTTCATCGTGATCGCGTCCTGGTCCCAGTTCGCGTGCACGGTCGCCGACTTGTTCGAGGTGACGCCGTTCGCGTCCGGCGCGGTGACCGCGGTCGAGACGCGGTAGCCGCCTTCGATTTGGTTGCTGTGCACGAGATCGTCATGCGAGGTCATGCTGTCCCAGCGCTCGTCGATGGCTTGACCGCCGTTGCGCCCGGCCGTCGTGCCGGTCTCCGCGAGGTGCGGATCGCCGGTCGAGCTCACGTCGAGGTTCTCGAAGCGCTGCTGTGGGCCGGTCGGAAGCGGCGATTGGTTTTGCGGTTGGCCGCTGTTTTGCACTTGGCCGAGCAGCGCGGAGACGAGCTGCTGCAGGGTGCCGAGCAGTCCGGCGAACATGCCGAACATGCCGGCGCCGGTCGTGGTATTCGAGGTACCGAGGAGGTTGCCGAACGACGTGCCGCCGGCGCCGCTCGCGCCGTAGGCGGGCGTACCGCACGTCCACCACGGCCGGTCGATTCCGTCCGGCTGTTGTGCGGGCGGTGCGCCGCCGCCAAGGTACAACGCGTTCTCGCCGTAGGCGCCGTCCGCGCCGTCGAGGCTGGAGAGCTCATAGGAAGGCCCGAGCCCGGGCCACTGGGGCTGCATCATCACTGCGCGTGGTCTCCTGGAAAGGTGGGTTCACCTCACCAATCACGCGCCGCGGCGAAGGCGTCTAGTGCTTGGGCAAGCTTTTTTCGAGCTCGCAGCCCGGACGGTGCGGATCGCCCGGCCGCTCGATCAACGCGCCGCACGAGTCGCAGACGAGATGCAGCCAGCACACCGGATTGCCGGCGCCGGTCTCGTCGTCGTCCGGCGGAAGGCTTGCGCCGGGCTCGTCGGTCGGCACCAACGCGCTCTCAGTACGTCGAGCGGCCGCCGGAGAGATCGAAGACGGCGCCGGTCGAGAACGAGCATTCCTCCGTGCAGAGCCAGGTGACCAGCGACGCGATCTCGTCGGCTTTGCCGAAGCGGTTCATCGGAATCTTCGACTTCATGTAGTCGATGTGGCTCGGCGTCATCTGCGCGAACATCGGCGTCTCGACGGCTGCGGGCGTCACGCAGTTCACGCGAATCGCCGTCTGCGCGAGCTCCTTGCCGAGCGATTTCGTCAACGCGATCACGCCGGCTTTCGACGCGCTGTAGGCGGACGCGTTGGGGTTCCCTTCCTTGCCGGCGACCGACGCGATGTTGACGATTCTGCCGTAGTCCGACGCGCGCATCGTCGGGACGACGGCGCGGCAGCAGTGGAAGGTTCCGGTCAGGTTGACGTCGAGCACGTCGCGCCACGCGTCGAGCGGGTAGTCCCACGTGAGCACGTTCGGTCCGGTGATTCCGGCGCTGTTGACGAGAACGTCGATGCGGCCGATGACGGCGAGCGTCGCTTCGCGCGCGCGCTCGACGCTCGCGTAGTCGCGCACGTCGACGGCGGTGCCGTGCGCGGCGTCGACCGCGGCGCGCGCTTCGTCGATCGAGTCCGCGCGCATGTCCCACAGGCTCACCGCGGCGCCCGAGGCGACCAGCCGCCGCGCGATCGCGAGCCCGATTCCGGAAGCGCCGCCCGTGACCACCGCGCTTCGTCCACGTACGTCCAGATCGTTCACGCCCCCGTATTGTCAGCGTCCGCGAGGCTGCTCCTCTGCGGAGCGCGGGTTGGGCCGTAGGGACGGGCAGGCTGTCTGCCGAACGGCACGGGCCCTTCAACCTGCTGAAAGTGGGGTGTCATGTCGGAGCACAAAGGCTACATCGAGTCCGAGGAGTCCGAGCCGACCGTCGCAGGCCACAAGCTCAAAGCCGGACAGAAGTTCGAGGTCAAGGCGGTGAGCGTCAAGGAATCGCAGCTGGGGGCGACCCAGAAGCTGGGCGCGCGGCTGTGCGGCGGGACGGACACCTGTCTCGCCCTCACCGAGGTCTAACGCCGACCTGACCGGCCGATGCAGACGCTGCGGCCGTCCCGGTACAACTGGTATGTGTCGGGAGCGCTGTACAACGCCCTGACGGGCGCGCTCGTGAAGCTCGATGGCGCCGATGCCGGCGTGCTCGGGCGGCATTTGATGGACACGCGGGCGGAGCTCGACGACGACGCGCTGGATGGTGAGTTCGTCGCGCTCCTGCGCCGCGGCGGGTTCCTCATCGACGAGGCGACCGACGAGCTGGAGATCGTGCGCGAGCGGTATTGGCGCGCGCGGGGCGAGACGCCGGCCGTGCTGACGATCACGACGACGATCGACTGCAATCTCGGCTGCTACTACTGCTACGAGCAGCGCTCGACCGAAGCGCTCGCCCTGCGCGACGTCGGCGCGATCGTGGAGCTCGCGCGCAAGCTGCTCGCCCGGGGCGGGAAGCGCGCGCTGCACGTCGACTGGTACGGCGGCGAGCCGCTGCTGAACGTGGAGCTCATGGAGACGGCGTCGTTTGCCCTCCAGGAGATGTGCCGCAGCGAGGGCGTGCACTACGTCAGCTCGGTGATCAGCAACGGGACGGTGTGGCCGGCGAATGTCGCCGAGTTCGTCGCGCGGCACCGCATCCGCCAAGTGCAGATCACCTTCGACGGGCTCGAAGCGAAACACAACAAGCGGCGGCGCTACCGCTCGAAGAAAGACCAAGCCGAGAAGTCGTCGTTCGCGCAGGCCGCCGAGCTGGTCGACAAGCTGATCGCGTGCACGCGGGTCGACGTTCGCTACAACATCGACCCGTACAACCGCGAGGATTTTCTGCCGTTCATCGACTTCGCGGTCGCGCGCGGCTGGTTCAAAGGAGCCTATGAGCTCGTGCTGCAGCCGGCCCGCATTTCGGCGTACACCGAGAAGGCCGCGTTCCTGCGGCCGCAAGAGCTCACGCTTGCCGAGTTCCAGGAGCTGAAGGACGCGGCGATCCAACGGCTGCGCGGGCACGGGCGGATCGAGGAGACCGCGATTCCGGACGGGTACCCGTACCCGAAGACGTCGGTGTGCGCGGCGCTGGCGAACGACTCGGTGGTGGTCGGCGCCGAAGGAAAGACGTACCGCTGCGGGCTGCAAGTCAGCGAGCCGCACCGCGCCGTCGGCTCGATTCACGACGACGTCGCCGGAGCGGATGCCGACTGGTGGAAGCAATTCGACCCGACCACGCTGCCGACGTGCTCGCGCTGCTCGTTCCTGCCGGTCTGCATGTCGGGTTGTGCGAAGAAGCACTTAGACCGCGACGAGCACGCCATCCGCGAGCAAGGGCGCTACTGGCGCGACAACCTCGCCCGCATGATCGCCCACGCCGCCGGCAAGACGGAAACCGACCGCACCGCGTTCACCGAAGCCGAGCAGTTCCGCTGACGCGGCAGCCTTTGCCGATTAAAGGTTGTCGGACTCGTGTGCTTCGTCGATGAGGTAAAGTGGTATCGGCGTTCGGTTGTAATCCTCGAATTCGGAAAAGCCTAGGCGTCCCAGCTTCTGAAAAACTTCCTCGCGGGTCGGGCCCGTACACCGTTTCGCAAATTGATCGATTGCCGTGCGCAGTACGCCCGCGTCGAAGTCGGTCATCAATAATAGGCCCTGACCGCGGAGAACGGACCCGGCCGGCTGTGCTTCGGTAAGCCAGGTCGGCGAGCAGACCAGCACGCGTTGGTCCTGGGTTTCCGGCCCGTGCGACGTTCCCATTCGTAAGAAACACTGCACGGCGAAGCAACTGCGAACACGAGGGCTATATTGCTCGGGCAGCACTTCATTGGGGCCGAGACCGATGGATTCAAGGCGTCCGAAGATCATCACTCGCCGGGCGAAGTCAACCGAGGCCACCTTCGGCACCGCTTTCGATATCCGCCGTCAGGTTCCTCAGACGCTCTTGAAGCCCAATCATGGCGCAAGGT
The window above is part of the Candidatus Eremiobacterota bacterium genome. Proteins encoded here:
- the miaA gene encoding tRNA (adenosine(37)-N6)-dimethylallyltransferase MiaA, which codes for MTPGVLILTGQTASGKSALALELAERCDAEIVGADSRQIYRGMPIGTAAPSDENRARVPHYLVGFLDPSERYSAARFVADALAAIDDIHARGKRAIVVGGTGFYVRALTGDVALSPAYDAGLRERLAHEARTHPFDVLAEWLRALAPQRAAAIEPNDPYRVARALEIALAERAGTRRDDAGAPDNLRARGMAFRKLYLEIAPEELDRRIAARVDAMLANGLLEEAERVGGAAVAADAVGYREALAYLAGWSTYDELRAHLIRNTRRYAKRQATWFRTEPGLVRVPAADARAALAAEAGALPGWT
- the hfq gene encoding RNA chaperone Hfq, coding for MTRPQPLQDAYLSEVKRQAVPVTIFLVNGFQMRGVVKGFDPFTIVIESERKAHLIYKHAVSTISPNGPVAAPLIPEESEAVAP
- the dapF gene encoding diaminopimelate epimerase; translated protein: MTTGVPVVKTNGTGNEFVLVDERTAPVGDPVAFARRVCDPVRGLGADGVLFVSPSERFDARMRIVNADGSEAEMCGNGMRCVARYLDEHDGLGEAVVETIAGPIATYILSRAPYHVAVEMAAPRIGAPHEVAGFRAVPVDVGNPHVVIRADDLDAIDLATVGPRIEHDALYAQGTNVHFVAHEHGGWRVRHWERGAGATQACGTGAVAVAAVLIAAGEAISPVALHVPGGVLEVTWAPGERATLAGDAVREYERVVA
- a CDS encoding radical SAM protein; protein product: MSDGVRFTPTGLAYTDARGRIYFDETRAPLADGGIERPPRAEELIPAPPGTVTAMLPGRMPLLAGGGVAPRRTALSALLPAGYTRLLLPAYRSRPEAPPLPLFGYTFACVVDDELHVAAMRTDESEDWTPRYFGAGELEALLRARQTEDPRNRTLAQLAICSRDYGCFTAQNVFLERGEAALPVSPKCNAACVGCISELPADAGMPSPQTRVAFEADADDLARIAIRHLERVPDGIVSFGQGCEGEPLLRVTTIERAIAKIRAAQSNGTINLNTNGSLPKSLRRLIDAGLQAVRISLNSFRRDVYAAYYRPVGYELDDVLESIATAVAGGVRVSLNYLTHPGVTDERAEVETLEHFLRAHRVAMVQTRTLNIDPERYFAQVGRPREPLGMREALHRIERLGIPLGNFTHTH
- a CDS encoding SDR family oxidoreductase; its protein translation is MNDLDVRGRSAVVTGGASGIGLAIARRLVASGAAVSLWDMRADSIDEARAAVDAAHGTAVDVRDYASVERAREATLAVIGRIDVLVNSAGITGPNVLTWDYPLDAWRDVLDVNLTGTFHCCRAVVPTMRASDYGRIVNIASVAGKEGNPNASAYSASKAGVIALTKSLGKELAQTAIRVNCVTPAAVETPMFAQMTPSHIDYMKSKIPMNRFGKADEIASLVTWLCTEECSFSTGAVFDLSGGRSTY
- a CDS encoding SPASM domain-containing protein — translated: MQTLRPSRYNWYVSGALYNALTGALVKLDGADAGVLGRHLMDTRAELDDDALDGEFVALLRRGGFLIDEATDELEIVRERYWRARGETPAVLTITTTIDCNLGCYYCYEQRSTEALALRDVGAIVELARKLLARGGKRALHVDWYGGEPLLNVELMETASFALQEMCRSEGVHYVSSVISNGTVWPANVAEFVARHRIRQVQITFDGLEAKHNKRRRYRSKKDQAEKSSFAQAAELVDKLIACTRVDVRYNIDPYNREDFLPFIDFAVARGWFKGAYELVLQPARISAYTEKAAFLRPQELTLAEFQELKDAAIQRLRGHGRIEETAIPDGYPYPKTSVCAALANDSVVVGAEGKTYRCGLQVSEPHRAVGSIHDDVAGADADWWKQFDPTTLPTCSRCSFLPVCMSGCAKKHLDRDEHAIREQGRYWRDNLARMIAHAAGKTETDRTAFTEAEQFR